taatccatcacatacataaactgacaaacctggagAAGTTTGAGAGCGATCAGCCAACtcggtcacgagaaaatagtgaaaaaacgattacacattttgcatgacatcggtgcaaaacaaatgaataaaacgctcactgagcgataaactccaaccGCGAAActagagaaatatttcaagggatgttttatactatcatcatcattaggccttttaagtttggtgtaaatcttTGATCTTCACAATTTCGTTTCTTACCAATACGAGAACTACCGTGCATtcgctaagcaaacaaaatggTCGCTGTCGATTTACTCCCAGTTGTTTTTAGACATGAAAAGTCTCCCATCCCGAACTAGGAAAATATCTACTGGGCGTCAGTAAAGAAGTCCCCTAAGTTCCTCAAATCAACGGTAGAATATAAAGTAGCAAGATAAATCAACAATACAAAGAATGTGCACACAATGAAAAATCATTGCTGGCAGGGTAAAGTGCGTGACAAAaaccttttctttcttttttgctaTGGGGCTACAAACGAGATACAGcttagaccgattgcgctccgtgcgtcACGTATGACCTTTAGTGGGTATTAGaggtaaacaaacacggcgtactgcatataaacgtgcatTAAAAAGACATGATAACTGTTGTAATTTTTGGCTCAAAAAAGACTAACTTTCGACATCATTtaagaatattccggagtttataacatgagaccttaccggtggctgaacaatgccagtaacaGTTCCACTTGTAGGGAATTACAagagaatgttcacacgatgtcatgtgttgtGCAAGAATGTGTGGTTATGAAtcggacaacttcgcgatctccccCTTCACGCCGCgcacaacgcaaaatccacggcgcgtgagctcgctcaaacctcagtaacTTTAATACGAGTTCTAAACTTTATGGGGAAAAACACTAGCTGACAATGTACTACGGGAGTGTTGTGACCAAACGGGCCCCTCGCTGCAGGCTCAGACAAAATATATACGCAACATcgtgatttttttctctcaatatCTCAGGTATTGGAGTCGACGACATGTTCATCATGGTTGCTGCCTGGCGACAGACTGACGTCAGACTGCCCGTGGAAGAGCGCATGCGCTATGCCTTCTCCGAGGCTGCCATGTCGATAACCATCACATCCATCACAGATGCCTTGGCTTTCGGTATTGGCGCTATAACGTACTTCAGATCGGTGCGTATATTCTGCATGTATACCGGCGTGGCTGTCATCTTTGACTACGTATACCAGATTACTTTCTTCGGTGCCTGCATGGCTCTATTTGGTAGACGTGAGGCGGCGAACAGACACTGCATGTCATGTCTTAAAGTCAAACCTAAGGAGGAGACCGAATCTACAGCGTACAAGATATTCTGCGCAGGTGGGTCGCAGCCTCCAGCCGACCAAGATGGGGAATTCAACGATCATGCATTGATGATATTCTTTAAGAAGTATTACGGTCCCTTCACCACAAGATGGTGGATGACATTACTCATTTCAGTGGTATACGTTGGCTACTTGGTTGCCGCCATCTATGGATGTACTCAGGTACAAGAAGGTCTGAGTCTGCGCAACCTCGCCCGAGATAACTCATACGCAGCTGACTTCCTAGATATGGAAAGTGCCTACTTCAAGCAGTATGGTCCGCAGGTTGCATTGGTGTTCACCGAGAGAAGAGACGTCTGGAATCCAAAAGTACAAGACATCATGGAACAGACTTTAACAAAGATGGAAGACAACGAGTATACGTTCAGTAGAGACCACAATCTGTCTGCTTCATGGCTACGGGACTATCTTGATTTCCTGAACTCTACCAACTTCAAAGAACCAAACCAGGCCCAGTTCATCAACATACTCCGAGACGATTTCCTCAAACATCCAGCCTATAAACAGTACTCCCTTGATATTGTTTTCTGCGATAACGGCACCAACATTAAGGCCTCGAGATTCTTTGTCACAACGAAAGACCTGAACACCACCGAAAAAGAAAGATTCATGACGACTGAGCTTAGACAAATTGCAAAGGATTCAGAGCTACCTGCAATAGTCTACCATCCAGCCTTCATCTTCTATGATCAATACATATCAATCTTGCCAAACACGCTTCAAAACTTAGGCATCGCGGTCGGAGCTATGTTTATTATAGCTTTACTCATGATCCCGAACCCAATCTGTCCTTTCATCGTTACTCTGGCTGTAGCCTCTATCGTTACAGGGGTGGTTGGGTACATGACCTTTTGGCAAGTCAACCTCGATTCCATCGCCATGACGAACCTCATTATCTGCATAGGGTTCAGTGTGGATTTCTCAGCACACATCAGCTACGCCTACGTCACAGCAGACAAAGGTTCACGTCAGGCCAACATCATCCATGCTCTGTACTCCGTCGGCATGCCCATCGTACAGGGTTCCCTCTCTACCATACTCGGCGTCGTAGTCCTCGCCTTCACAGATTCGTACATCTTCAGAACCTTCTTCAAGACGATGTTTCTTGTTATCTTCATCGGTGCCTTGCATGGACTTGTTTTCCTCCCCGTTTTCCTCCGGCTCACAATTCCCGTGAACGTTTGCAGGAAAGTGTCTACGTCCGAAATCAACGTGAAGATGAGTCCCCCAACGAACGACGCGAAAGGTACTGCAATGGTTGTGGTTCCAGTCGACCGTCAACCGAGGCTGGCCACCGTGTCTTCCCACGTCGCACCCAGACCGCTCTCTGCACCCTTTTCCATCAGCAACCACAAGACGATGCCCACCACCCCGTTGTCCCCAAGGCCTCCATCAGATCAAGACTACCTGCGAGATTTGGCGTCTGTCGGATCATTGCACATCCCTAGAGCAAGGCCCATGTCAGCGTATTGAGTAAGGCGGTTTCTCATAGACTTTCAAcgcccagccccccccccaccaccaaaaAAAGGAACACCCGAAATTACTGTAAACGTTATTTTGTTCGAAAAAATATTTCTGTAATGAACTCTTTAAAATAGCAGAGGATGCAAACTGATGCCTTAACAACTCAAACTTAAaccgtggaagtgtcgtggccgagcggttaagaacaccgaattcaaactctggtgtttctgatcagcagagtgtgggttcgaatccacagCCATGACacattgtgtccttaagcaagacttctaaccattgcttcgtctttcggatgggacgtgaagCCGTTGTGTTGTGTAAGCCATGAAAAAGaacagaacccagtgcatttatcgaaaagagaaggggttagcCCGGTGTTTCTGTCTGTGgctgcttaaagtcacctggaagtggtattttgtcaagataaaatttgtgtcactaaaatatgtgttttgatgagtagaatatgaataaacagttaactaaggttctacaaatttagtttccattttattaacaaatttgCTGCCTCAAGCAGCAATacatcagcagcaatacacgtggtcgacattgccggaaaactgcaagaaataaacattttttcgaaacgtacaaactcacgactaggacttgcatgtacttgcacgtacgtgtgttcgatgttcgatcgaggcaaagtctgcctcgattgacgtcacaaaaggggtaggcggagtcacccccaaacaactttatctattttttagaCATaaaaatcgttacaaacaattactcaaaaaattcaatttgattgttcattaacatactctaatgtttgaagaaaaacaaattataccccaggtgactttaatgcaccgtagcaccttgtaaacccttataatgtTGCATGGTTGGCTTTTGCgcaaagcgctcgcctctcacacaggtgaccccggttcgattcccggccagggccatatgtgagttaagttgtgcgttggttctctgatGTGCCATGAGGGTTTCCCAAACCATCCGGTTTTTCTCCCtcgggagaaaaaaaatcaaaaactttcGATCTCTGGCCGTGCTCCGTGGTTATAATGGGTTGAtttggctggcagccaaaggcgcccttgcatgccagcttctcgaacacgttgtagccgcgtccttcgcaattcagctcttagctagctgtgagtaaggatgattagcccccccccccaaaaaaaaaaaaaaaataaataaataaataaataaaa
Above is a genomic segment from Asterias amurensis chromosome 6, ASM3211899v1 containing:
- the LOC139939157 gene encoding patched domain-containing protein 3-like: MRFDCIEKNIKKLFFNYGGFIARHPLWFLFSPMLLAGVLGVGISFITSEQSVENLYTPENGQAKTDRKTVEELYTQHGDNDTLVSRLTRLGRSGKVIIQRQDGGNVLTETVFEEILNLHEEILNLHGTMLHNDSVDTFYFVDICVKWNNTCNENAILSVYDYNSSMLQAINLTYPVYSSNKKTVFFGGELGGVKFKSNLSDEVLSAEVMQLSYILRHQDSMDDQRSALWEDEFLQVVEAFNSTEIRVTRQVSSTLETELDKASSNVIKDFSITFTLLITFSICSCVMLDWVRSKPWLAGCGVISAGLAVLSSFGLMGYIGVPYINVVGSAPFLIIGIGVDDMFIMVAAWRQTDVRLPVEERMRYAFSEAAMSITITSITDALAFGIGAITYFRSVRIFCMYTGVAVIFDYVYQITFFGACMALFGRREAANRHCMSCLKVKPKEETESTAYKIFCAGGSQPPADQDGEFNDHALMIFFKKYYGPFTTRWWMTLLISVVYVGYLVAAIYGCTQVQEGLSLRNLARDNSYAADFLDMESAYFKQYGPQVALVFTERRDVWNPKVQDIMEQTLTKMEDNEYTFSRDHNLSASWLRDYLDFLNSTNFKEPNQAQFINILRDDFLKHPAYKQYSLDIVFCDNGTNIKASRFFVTTKDLNTTEKERFMTTELRQIAKDSELPAIVYHPAFIFYDQYISILPNTLQNLGIAVGAMFIIALLMIPNPICPFIVTLAVASIVTGVVGYMTFWQVNLDSIAMTNLIICIGFSVDFSAHISYAYVTADKGSRQANIIHALYSVGMPIVQGSLSTILGVVVLAFTDSYIFRTFFKTMFLVIFIGALHGLVFLPVFLRLTIPVNVCRKVSTSEINVKMSPPTNDAKGTAMVVVPVDRQPRLATVSSHVAPRPLSAPFSISNHKTMPTTPLSPRPPSDQDYLRDLASVGSLHIPRARPMSAY